The following coding sequences lie in one Gammaproteobacteria bacterium genomic window:
- the hisC gene encoding histidinol-phosphate transaminase, which translates to MTASISPTDPDSPAFIDLAVEGVRRLRPYEPGKPVETLEQELGIKDSIKLASNENPLGPSPLALAAMRERLDAVSYYPDGNGFALKEAIARRHGVPMNCVTVGNGSNDILELLARAFLAPGRSAVYSAHAFAVYPIVTTATGAVSRVATPNPPAAAMPYGHSLENLYRQVDRDTRLVFVANPNNPTGTWLASDVLHDFVDSLPSHVICVVDEAYAEYVSEAEYPDASAWLERFPRLVVTRTFSKIFGLAGLRVGYGLSHPDVADLLNRVRQPFNVNLLGQVGARAALDDDAHIERSRKVNDDGLAVLARAFDERGLRHIPSVGNFICVDVAREALPVYDTMLREGVIVRPVANYGFPEHLRITVGTAPQNQRMLAALDKALQS; encoded by the coding sequence ATGACGGCATCGATATCACCGACGGATCCTGATTCCCCGGCATTCATCGATCTCGCGGTCGAGGGCGTCCGGCGCCTGCGGCCCTACGAGCCTGGCAAGCCGGTTGAGACCCTGGAACAGGAACTGGGCATCAAGGATTCGATCAAGCTCGCGTCCAACGAGAATCCCCTGGGACCGAGTCCGCTCGCGCTGGCGGCGATGCGTGAACGACTGGATGCGGTCTCGTACTATCCTGACGGTAATGGTTTCGCCTTGAAGGAAGCCATTGCCCGGCGACACGGGGTGCCGATGAACTGTGTCACCGTCGGCAACGGGTCGAACGACATCCTGGAACTGCTGGCCAGGGCCTTCCTCGCTCCGGGCAGGTCGGCCGTGTATTCGGCGCACGCCTTTGCGGTCTATCCCATCGTGACGACAGCGACCGGCGCCGTCTCGCGCGTGGCGACCCCGAATCCGCCGGCTGCGGCGATGCCCTACGGGCACAGCCTCGAGAACCTTTATCGCCAGGTCGACCGCGACACACGACTGGTCTTCGTCGCGAACCCCAACAATCCGACCGGGACCTGGCTCGCCTCGGACGTCTTGCACGACTTCGTCGACTCGCTCCCCTCGCATGTGATCTGCGTGGTGGACGAGGCCTATGCGGAGTACGTGTCCGAAGCGGAGTATCCGGATGCCTCGGCCTGGCTGGAACGTTTCCCGAGGCTGGTCGTGACACGCACCTTCTCAAAGATATTCGGTCTTGCCGGCCTGCGTGTCGGTTATGGGCTGTCGCACCCCGATGTGGCGGATCTGCTGAATCGGGTGCGCCAGCCGTTCAATGTGAATCTCCTGGGTCAGGTCGGCGCGCGGGCGGCGCTGGATGACGACGCACACATCGAGAGAAGCCGGAAGGTCAACGACGATGGCCTGGCGGTGCTCGCTCGGGCCTTCGACGAACGTGGTCTGAGACACATCCCCTCGGTGGGTAATTTCATCTGTGTCGACGTCGCCCGCGAGGCCCTGCCGGTCTACGACACCATGCTGCGCGAGGGTGTCATCGTTCGTCCCGTCGCGAACTACGGATTTCCCGAGCACCTGCGGATCACCGTGGGCACGGCGCCGCAGAACCAGCGCATGCTGGCCGCGCTGGACAAGGCGCTGCAATCGTGA
- the pheA gene encoding prephenate dehydratase — MTQDTSLGALREQIDDLDKRILALISDRARVAQQIARVKRDHDPKAIFYRPEREARVLRGILERNSGPLNDEEMARLFREIMSACLALEEPLDIAFLGPEGTFTQEAALKHFGHSVKTTPLNSIDEVFREVESGATQYGVVPIENSTEGVVNHTLDMFLQSSLKISGEVELRIHHHLMCAREDMGSIRRVYSHQMSLAQCREWLDANLPNAERVSISSNAEAARRVAGEPEFAAIAGDAAAEKYNLKVLRNNIEDHPNNTTRFLIIGRPTVAPSGNDKTSVLVSARNKPGSLHALLEPLSRHGVSMTRIESRPSHCVNWEYVFFLDMEGHAEKPNVGAALAELKQEADLFTILGSYPRAVL, encoded by the coding sequence ATGACGCAGGACACGTCACTGGGCGCCCTGAGGGAGCAGATCGACGACCTGGACAAACGCATCCTGGCGTTGATCAGCGACCGCGCCCGGGTCGCGCAGCAGATCGCGCGTGTGAAGCGTGACCATGACCCCAAAGCGATCTTTTACCGGCCCGAGCGCGAGGCCCGTGTCCTGCGCGGCATCCTGGAGAGAAACAGCGGTCCCCTGAACGACGAGGAAATGGCCAGGCTGTTCCGGGAGATCATGTCTGCCTGCCTGGCACTGGAGGAACCGCTCGACATCGCCTTCCTCGGGCCCGAGGGGACGTTCACACAGGAGGCGGCGCTCAAGCATTTCGGCCACTCGGTGAAGACCACACCGCTGAATTCCATCGACGAGGTGTTTCGCGAGGTGGAATCCGGCGCGACCCAGTACGGTGTCGTCCCCATCGAGAACTCCACCGAAGGCGTGGTCAATCACACCCTGGACATGTTCCTGCAATCCTCACTGAAGATCAGCGGCGAGGTGGAACTGCGGATCCATCATCACCTGATGTGCGCGCGCGAGGACATGGGTTCGATTCGCCGCGTCTACTCGCACCAGATGTCTCTCGCGCAGTGCCGGGAATGGCTCGATGCGAACCTGCCAAACGCCGAGCGGGTTTCGATCAGCAGCAACGCCGAGGCCGCGCGGCGTGTCGCGGGCGAACCGGAATTCGCCGCGATCGCCGGAGACGCTGCGGCGGAGAAGTACAACCTCAAGGTCTTGCGAAACAATATCGAGGACCACCCGAACAACACCACGCGCTTCCTGATCATCGGCCGGCCGACGGTCGCCCCGAGTGGCAACGACAAGACCAGTGTGCTGGTCTCGGCGCGAAACAAGCCCGGTTCCCTGCACGCCCTGCTCGAGCCGCTCTCGCGGCACGGCGTCAGCATGACGCGGATCGAGTCGCGCCCCTCGCATTGCGTGAACTGGGAGTACGTGTTTTTCCTGGACATGGAGGGGCACGCCGAGAAACCCAACGTGGGTGCCGCACTCGCCGAACTGAAGCAAGAGGCCGATCTGTTCACCATCCTTGGGTCCTACCCCCGCGCGGTCCTGTGA
- a CDS encoding 3-phosphoglycerate dehydrogenase family protein: MTFKVLTLNNISVKGLNRLPRDRYEVASEITNPDAILLRSFNMHDMAFPASLKAVGRAGAGVNNIPVEKLSQMGVPVFNAPGANANAVKELVVAGMLLACRNICQAWRYTSTLDARDGGLATQVEAGKKQYVGFELPGRTLGVIGLGAIGVKVANAARSLGMRVIGYDPTITVARAWQLSAEVEQATSIDDLLGKVDFLTFHVPLVDSTRAMINTDRIRLMRDGVVIMNFARDGIVDDTAVLAALDEGKVYAYVSDFPTDEIRCHPRVIALPHLGASTREAEENCAVMVADEVREYLENGNVRNSVNLPRLSLPRKGEARLAIVNSNVPDMVAKMSSDLGQAGVNIVHMANESNGSVAYTLLDTETPVDSEIVGRISDIDGVLKVRVI; the protein is encoded by the coding sequence ATGACGTTCAAGGTGCTCACCCTCAACAATATCTCCGTCAAGGGCTTGAACCGCCTGCCGCGGGATCGATACGAAGTGGCCTCCGAGATCACCAACCCCGATGCCATCCTGCTGCGCTCCTTCAACATGCACGACATGGCATTTCCGGCGTCCCTCAAAGCCGTCGGGCGGGCCGGAGCGGGGGTCAACAATATTCCGGTGGAGAAACTCAGCCAGATGGGTGTGCCGGTATTCAACGCCCCGGGGGCGAACGCGAACGCGGTGAAGGAGCTTGTGGTCGCCGGCATGCTGCTGGCCTGCCGGAATATCTGTCAGGCCTGGCGCTACACCTCCACACTCGATGCACGCGACGGCGGACTCGCGACCCAGGTAGAGGCCGGCAAGAAGCAGTATGTCGGTTTCGAACTGCCGGGGCGAACCCTCGGTGTCATCGGCCTCGGCGCGATCGGTGTCAAGGTGGCGAATGCGGCCAGGTCCCTGGGTATGCGGGTGATCGGGTACGATCCCACGATCACGGTGGCGCGGGCCTGGCAGTTGTCGGCCGAGGTCGAGCAGGCGACGAGTATCGACGACCTGTTGGGCAAGGTGGATTTCCTGACCTTTCACGTTCCGCTGGTGGACAGCACGCGCGCCATGATCAATACGGACCGCATCCGGCTGATGCGCGACGGCGTGGTCATCATGAACTTCGCCCGCGACGGCATCGTGGATGACACTGCGGTGCTGGCGGCGCTGGACGAAGGCAAGGTCTATGCCTACGTCAGCGACTTTCCGACCGACGAGATCCGCTGCCACCCCCGCGTCATCGCACTGCCGCACCTCGGGGCATCGACCCGGGAGGCGGAGGAGAACTGTGCCGTGATGGTGGCCGATGAGGTCCGGGAGTACCTGGAGAACGGAAACGTCCGCAATTCCGTCAATCTGCCCCGTCTGAGCCTTCCGCGGAAGGGTGAGGCGCGTCTGGCGATCGTCAACTCGAACGTCCCGGACATGGTGGCGAAGATGTCGAGCGATCTCGGTCAGGCCGGGGTGAACATCGTGCACATGGCCAACGAGTCCAACGGCAGCGTGGCCTATACCCTGCTCGACACGGAAACGCCGGTCGACAGCGAGATCGTCGGCCGGATCTCGGACATCGACGGTGTACTCAAGGTGCGCGTAATCTAG
- the serC gene encoding 3-phosphoserine/phosphohydroxythreonine transaminase produces the protein MTRAFNFSAGPAMLPAEVLERAAAELQDWDGSGMSVMEMSHRGKEFMSIAGQAERDLRKLLSIPDNYRVLFLQGGASSQFAMVPLNLLGDRGSADYLNTGQWSKKAIAEARRFCDVRIAATTEQSGFTTVPAQADLDLSADAAYLHYTPNETIGGVEFPYVPETGEVPLVADMSSTILSRPLDVSRYGVIYAGAQKNIGPAGLTVVMVREDLIGEARPGTPAMFTYTLHDEAGSMYNTPPTYAWYLAGLVFQWILDRGGIGVMGDTNRRKAEKLYAAIDVSGFYANPVDPQCRSWMNVPFTLADPALDDDFLKSAAIEGLLTLKGHRSVGGMRASIYNAMPEAGVDALIGFMAEFERTRG, from the coding sequence ATGACCAGAGCATTCAACTTCAGCGCCGGACCGGCCATGTTGCCGGCCGAGGTCCTGGAACGTGCCGCGGCCGAGTTGCAGGACTGGGACGGCAGCGGCATGTCGGTGATGGAGATGAGCCACCGTGGCAAGGAATTCATGTCCATCGCGGGCCAGGCCGAAAGGGACCTTCGCAAGCTGCTGTCGATCCCCGACAACTACCGCGTTCTATTTCTGCAGGGGGGCGCCAGCAGTCAGTTCGCCATGGTTCCGCTGAATCTTCTGGGGGACCGGGGTTCGGCCGACTACCTCAACACCGGGCAGTGGTCCAAAAAGGCCATTGCCGAGGCGCGCAGGTTCTGTGATGTCCGCATCGCCGCCACGACAGAGCAGAGCGGATTCACCACTGTGCCTGCGCAGGCGGACCTCGATCTGTCGGCGGATGCGGCCTACCTCCACTACACCCCCAACGAGACCATCGGCGGGGTGGAATTCCCCTACGTCCCGGAAACGGGGGAGGTGCCGCTGGTTGCCGATATGTCGTCCACGATCCTGTCGCGCCCCCTGGATGTCTCCCGATACGGGGTGATCTACGCGGGCGCCCAGAAGAACATCGGACCGGCCGGATTGACCGTCGTCATGGTACGCGAGGACCTGATCGGGGAGGCGCGCCCCGGGACCCCGGCCATGTTCACCTATACGTTGCACGACGAGGCGGGATCGATGTACAACACGCCGCCGACCTATGCCTGGTACCTGGCGGGGCTCGTGTTTCAGTGGATCCTGGACCGTGGTGGAATCGGGGTCATGGGCGACACGAATCGGCGCAAGGCGGAGAAACTCTACGCGGCGATTGACGTTTCGGGGTTCTACGCGAACCCCGTGGATCCGCAATGCCGCTCGTGGATGAACGTACCCTTCACCCTGGCCGATCCAGCCCTCGACGACGATTTCCTGAAATCCGCGGCGATCGAGGGTCTGCTGACCCTGAAGGGCCACCGTTCCGTCGGCGGAATGCGCGCCAGCATCTATAACGCCATGCCGGAGGCTGGGGTCGATGCGTTGATCGGGTTCATGGCCGAGTTCGAGCGTACTCGGGGCTGA
- the gyrA gene encoding DNA gyrase subunit A — protein sequence MADFAKELIAVNLEDEMRQSYLDYAMSVIIGRALPDVRDGLKPVHRRVLYAMHELGNDWNKAYKKSARVVGDVIGKYHPHGDTAVYDTIVRMAQPFSLRYMLVDGQGNFGSVDGDAPAAMRYTEVRMSRLAHELLADLGKETVDFVPNYDGAEHEPSVLPSKVPNLLVNGSAGIAVGMATNIPPHNLSEVIGACVALIDDPGIGFSELMEHIPGPDFPTAGIINGRRGILEAYQGGRGRIYVRARCHEETDKSGKTRIIVTELPYQVNKARLLEKIAELVKHRKIDGITELRDESDKDGMRMVIELRRGEVGDVILNNLYQHTQMQNVFGINMVALVDGRPKLINLKEALEAFLRHRREVVTRRTVFDLRKAREKAHVLEGLAVALTNIDEIIALIKASGSPAEAKAELVSRLWVPGVVMEMLERAGADASRPEEIEGEFGLTEAGYRLSGTQAQAILDLRLHRLTGLEQDKIVSDFGELLDSIADLLDILRNPERLLQVIRDELVDIRERFGDTRRTEIVAAQMDLTLKDLIPPEDVVVTLSHAGYAKSQPRDEYRSQVRGGRGKTATVFKEEDFIDKLFLANTHDTLLCFSSAGRVYWLNVYELPQAGRTARGKPLVNLLPLEQGERINAVMPVGGYEAGRFVFMATMDGTVKKTPLQDFSRPRSSGIIALDLREGDRVVNVSVTDGDHDIVLVSSAGKAVRFPESEVRPMGRTACGVRGMRLREGESIVALLSVGRDESDLSVLIATQNGYGKRTALSEFPAHRRGGQGVIAIQSSARNGAVVGAVLVRIDDEIMLITDGGTLVRTPVENVSELGRNTQGVILIKPVKGELLAEIERIEILENGDEDPGDGGEGPGDDAPAILH from the coding sequence ATGGCAGACTTCGCCAAGGAACTCATTGCCGTCAATCTAGAGGACGAGATGCGCCAGTCCTACCTGGATTACGCGATGAGCGTAATCATCGGGCGGGCGCTCCCCGACGTGCGTGACGGTCTCAAGCCCGTGCACCGGCGCGTGCTGTATGCGATGCACGAACTCGGCAACGACTGGAACAAGGCTTACAAGAAGTCGGCGCGTGTCGTGGGTGACGTGATCGGTAAGTACCACCCGCATGGCGATACCGCGGTCTATGACACGATCGTGCGCATGGCGCAGCCGTTTTCCCTGCGGTACATGCTGGTCGACGGACAGGGGAACTTCGGTTCGGTCGACGGTGATGCCCCCGCCGCGATGCGCTACACCGAGGTGCGCATGTCGCGGCTGGCCCACGAGCTGCTCGCGGACCTCGGCAAGGAAACCGTCGACTTCGTCCCCAACTACGACGGTGCCGAGCATGAGCCTTCCGTACTACCGTCGAAGGTCCCGAACCTGCTGGTAAACGGCTCGGCGGGGATCGCGGTGGGTATGGCGACCAACATTCCCCCCCATAATCTGTCCGAGGTCATCGGGGCCTGCGTGGCCCTGATCGACGATCCCGGAATCGGGTTCAGTGAACTGATGGAGCATATCCCGGGCCCGGATTTCCCGACCGCCGGGATCATCAACGGACGCCGGGGCATTCTGGAGGCCTACCAGGGCGGCCGTGGCAGGATCTATGTGCGTGCCCGCTGCCACGAGGAGACCGACAAGTCCGGCAAGACCCGCATCATCGTCACGGAGCTGCCCTACCAGGTCAACAAGGCGCGTCTGCTGGAAAAGATCGCCGAGCTGGTTAAGCACCGCAAGATTGACGGCATCACCGAACTGCGCGACGAGTCGGACAAGGACGGGATGCGCATGGTCATCGAGCTGCGGCGTGGAGAGGTCGGGGACGTTATTCTGAACAACCTCTATCAGCACACCCAGATGCAGAATGTCTTCGGCATCAACATGGTGGCGCTGGTGGACGGCCGCCCGAAGCTGATCAACCTGAAAGAGGCGCTCGAGGCGTTCCTGCGCCATCGCCGCGAGGTGGTCACCCGGCGCACCGTCTTCGACCTGCGCAAGGCGCGGGAGAAGGCGCACGTCCTGGAAGGCCTCGCTGTCGCACTGACCAACATCGACGAGATCATCGCTTTGATCAAGGCCTCCGGCAGTCCGGCCGAGGCCAAGGCCGAGCTCGTCTCGCGGCTGTGGGTACCGGGCGTGGTGATGGAGATGCTGGAGCGCGCCGGCGCCGATGCCTCCCGCCCCGAGGAGATCGAGGGTGAATTCGGGCTGACCGAGGCGGGATACCGGCTCTCCGGCACCCAGGCGCAGGCGATCCTCGATCTCAGGTTGCACCGACTCACCGGTCTCGAGCAGGACAAGATCGTCAGCGACTTCGGCGAGCTGCTCGACTCGATCGCCGACCTGCTCGACATCCTGCGAAACCCGGAGCGCCTGTTGCAGGTGATCCGCGACGAGCTGGTTGATATTCGGGAGCGCTTCGGCGACACGCGCCGCACCGAGATCGTCGCCGCGCAGATGGACCTTACGCTGAAGGACCTGATTCCGCCGGAGGATGTGGTGGTCACGCTGTCGCACGCCGGCTACGCGAAGTCGCAGCCGCGGGACGAGTACCGCAGCCAGGTCCGAGGCGGCAGGGGCAAGACGGCGACGGTGTTCAAGGAAGAGGATTTCATCGACAAGCTGTTTCTCGCCAACACACACGACACACTGCTGTGTTTCTCCAGCGCGGGCCGCGTCTACTGGCTCAACGTCTACGAGCTTCCCCAGGCGGGGCGCACGGCGCGCGGTAAACCGCTGGTCAACCTGCTGCCACTGGAGCAGGGCGAGCGGATCAACGCCGTGATGCCCGTCGGCGGGTACGAAGCGGGGCGCTTCGTCTTCATGGCCACCATGGACGGTACGGTGAAAAAGACCCCGCTGCAGGATTTTTCGCGTCCCAGGTCCAGCGGCATCATTGCCCTGGACCTGCGCGAGGGGGACCGGGTCGTCAACGTGTCCGTGACCGACGGGGACCACGACATTGTGCTGGTCAGCAGCGCAGGGAAAGCGGTGCGTTTCCCCGAATCCGAGGTGCGCCCGATGGGACGCACCGCTTGCGGGGTCCGCGGCATGCGCCTGCGCGAGGGCGAGTCGATCGTCGCGCTGCTCTCCGTCGGACGGGACGAATCCGACCTTAGCGTGCTGATCGCCACGCAGAACGGTTACGGCAAGCGCACCGCGCTGTCGGAGTTCCCCGCCCACCGCCGGGGCGGGCAGGGTGTGATCGCGATCCAGTCCTCCGCACGCAACGGAGCGGTGGTGGGTGCCGTGCTGGTACGGATCGACGACGAGATCATGCTGATCACCGACGGCGGCACCCTGGTGCGGACCCCCGTGGAGAATGTCTCCGAGCTGGGGAGAAACACCCAGGGCGTGATTCTCATCAAACCGGTCAAGGGCGAGCTGCTGGCGGAGATCGAACGCATCGAGATCCTCGAAAACGGGGATGAAGACCCTGGTGACGGGGGTGAGGGGCCTGGTGACGACGCCCCGGCGATCCTGCATTGA
- the mtnA gene encoding S-methyl-5-thioribose-1-phosphate isomerase, with the protein MKRREDDTVRAVTWTGGHLRLLDQRRLPDAIETIDCHELTDTAQAIRDMVVRGAPAIGITAAYGVVLAARARYAQSPSNWRAGFLEDLDSLGSTRPTAINLAWAIRRMARLARSIEGDPEGILLAEAIRIHEEDIEANYRMGDLGAELISGGAVMTHCNAGALATGGYGTALGVVRRAWRSGRLVEVYAGETRPWLQGSRLTAWELVQEGIPVTLVCEGAVASLLRQGDVGWVVVGADRVAANGDVANKIGTYALAVHARRHGVRFMVVAPTSTVDMDCPTGDRIPVELRGEEEVLRLAGRPLAPAGAKAWNPVFDITPAELIDVLVTERGVVHRPDDEKLASFMSHRKASYPTGELLNGPAARPDRG; encoded by the coding sequence ATGAAACGCAGAGAAGACGATACGGTCCGCGCAGTCACCTGGACCGGTGGGCACCTCAGGCTCCTCGACCAGCGGCGCCTGCCCGATGCGATCGAGACCATCGACTGTCACGAGCTGACGGACACCGCGCAGGCCATCCGCGACATGGTGGTGCGGGGGGCGCCGGCGATCGGAATCACCGCCGCCTACGGTGTCGTGCTGGCGGCCCGCGCACGTTACGCGCAGTCACCGTCTAACTGGAGGGCGGGATTCCTCGAGGACCTGGATTCACTCGGTTCGACGCGTCCCACGGCGATCAATCTGGCCTGGGCCATCCGGCGGATGGCCCGGCTCGCGAGGTCCATCGAGGGTGATCCGGAAGGCATTCTGCTCGCTGAGGCGATCCGGATCCACGAGGAGGATATCGAGGCCAACTACCGCATGGGGGACCTGGGTGCGGAACTCATTAGCGGCGGCGCGGTGATGACACACTGCAATGCGGGGGCGCTCGCCACCGGTGGCTATGGCACCGCGCTGGGTGTGGTGCGCCGCGCCTGGCGGAGCGGAAGGCTCGTCGAGGTCTACGCCGGCGAGACCCGCCCCTGGCTGCAGGGCTCTCGACTGACCGCCTGGGAACTCGTCCAGGAGGGGATCCCGGTGACGCTGGTCTGCGAGGGGGCGGTGGCGAGCCTGCTCCGCCAGGGGGACGTGGGCTGGGTCGTCGTCGGTGCGGACCGGGTCGCGGCGAACGGCGACGTGGCCAACAAGATCGGCACCTACGCCCTGGCGGTTCATGCACGCCGGCACGGTGTGCGTTTCATGGTGGTGGCCCCGACCAGCACCGTCGACATGGACTGCCCGACGGGGGACCGTATTCCGGTGGAGTTGCGAGGCGAGGAAGAGGTGTTGCGATTGGCCGGCCGGCCGCTGGCCCCGGCGGGGGCAAAGGCCTGGAATCCGGTGTTCGACATCACGCCGGCGGAACTGATCGACGTCCTGGTCACAGAGCGTGGCGTGGTGCACCGGCCGGACGACGAGAAGCTGGCGAGCTTCATGTCACACCGGAAAGCGTCTTATCCGACAGGCGAGCTATTAAACGGGCCTGCTGCGCGTCCAGACAGGGGTTGA
- a CDS encoding TRZ/ATZ family hydrolase has protein sequence MQKVDTLIAARWVVPVEPHGSVLEDHAVAVSGGRILEVLPSEEARSRFDPLNSVDLHDHVLIPGLVNAHTHAAMTLMRGIADDLPLMAWLKGHIWPVEDRWVSEEFVRDGVSLAAAEMLRGGTTCFNDMYFHAGVTANTAIACGIRASVGLIVLDFPSRYANDADEYLAKGLSVYDEFKGEPLISHAMAPHAPYTVSDPALTRVRTLADELEIPIHIHVQETADEVAQAVEKTGRRPLERLDDLGLVSPSLIGVHLTQLEDAEIARLAQAGAHVAHCPESNLKLASGFCPVQALAEAGVNVCLGTDGAASNNDLDMFGEMRTAALLAKGVANDATAAPAEWVLRMATLNGAIALGLSAETGSLQPGKAADITAVSFDTVETQPCYDVISQLVYATGRERVSDVWVAGRHVLKDRCLVHLDEDEVKDKAARWAGRIRET, from the coding sequence ATGCAGAAAGTGGACACCCTGATCGCAGCACGCTGGGTCGTGCCGGTGGAACCCCACGGCTCAGTGCTGGAGGACCATGCCGTCGCGGTCAGCGGCGGGCGGATTCTGGAGGTCCTGCCTTCAGAGGAAGCAAGGTCGCGATTCGACCCCCTCAACTCGGTCGATCTCCACGACCATGTCCTGATCCCCGGGCTGGTCAACGCCCACACCCACGCGGCCATGACGCTGATGCGGGGCATCGCCGACGACCTGCCGCTGATGGCCTGGCTAAAGGGGCATATCTGGCCGGTGGAGGACCGCTGGGTCAGCGAGGAGTTCGTGCGCGACGGCGTGTCCCTGGCCGCAGCCGAAATGCTGCGCGGGGGCACCACCTGTTTCAACGACATGTACTTCCATGCCGGGGTCACGGCAAACACCGCCATTGCCTGCGGGATCCGCGCCAGCGTGGGCCTGATCGTCCTGGATTTCCCCAGCCGCTATGCGAACGACGCAGACGAATACCTCGCCAAGGGCCTGTCGGTGTACGACGAATTCAAGGGCGAACCGCTGATCTCCCATGCGATGGCACCGCACGCGCCCTACACGGTTTCTGACCCCGCCCTGACCCGCGTCCGGACCCTGGCCGACGAACTCGAGATCCCGATCCACATACACGTACAGGAGACCGCGGACGAAGTCGCCCAGGCCGTCGAGAAGACCGGCAGGCGACCGCTCGAACGCCTCGACGACCTGGGGCTCGTATCCCCTTCGCTGATCGGCGTCCACCTAACACAGCTCGAGGACGCCGAGATCGCGCGTCTGGCGCAGGCCGGCGCCCACGTCGCGCACTGCCCCGAATCCAATCTCAAGCTGGCCAGCGGGTTCTGTCCGGTCCAGGCGCTGGCCGAGGCCGGCGTCAACGTCTGTCTCGGGACCGACGGCGCCGCCAGCAACAACGACCTCGATATGTTCGGTGAGATGCGCACCGCTGCGCTGCTCGCCAAGGGGGTGGCCAACGACGCCACCGCCGCTCCTGCCGAATGGGTTCTCCGTATGGCGACCCTGAACGGGGCCATCGCGCTCGGGCTTTCCGCGGAGACCGGTTCCCTGCAACCGGGCAAGGCCGCGGACATCACCGCCGTCTCGTTCGATACGGTAGAGACCCAGCCCTGTTACGATGTGATCTCACAGCTCGTGTACGCCACCGGCCGGGAGCGGGTCAGCGACGTCTGGGTCGCCGGGAGGCACGTGCTGAAGGACCGCTGTCTCGTCCATCTGGACGAAGACGAGGTCAAGGACAAGGCGGCCCGGTGGGCCGGCCGTATCCGGGAAACCTGA
- the ubiG gene encoding bifunctional 2-polyprenyl-6-hydroxyphenol methylase/3-demethylubiquinol 3-O-methyltransferase UbiG, with product MTHSHAEHNVDPVEIRKFEELAHRWWDPESEFKPLHEINPLRLDYVDRHIALPGKQVLDVGCGGGLLSEGMALRGARVTGIDLGEAPLSVARLHLLESGLEVEYRRISVEALADERPASYDAVTCMEMLEHVPDPSSVVAACAELVRPGGTVCFSTINRNPKSFLFAIVGAEYLLHLLPRGTHEYARFIRPSELEQWTRRSGLQTRDIVGMTYNPLTRVYKLGRDVDVNYIMRLQKAP from the coding sequence ATGACGCATTCGCACGCAGAACACAACGTCGATCCGGTCGAGATTCGCAAGTTCGAGGAACTCGCCCACCGATGGTGGGACCCCGAGAGCGAGTTCAAGCCCCTGCACGAGATCAACCCCCTGAGGCTCGACTACGTGGATCGCCACATCGCCCTGCCCGGCAAGCAGGTCCTGGACGTCGGTTGCGGTGGCGGACTGCTCTCCGAAGGCATGGCGCTGCGCGGCGCACGCGTCACGGGCATCGATCTGGGCGAGGCGCCCCTGTCGGTGGCAAGGCTGCACCTGCTGGAATCCGGCCTGGAGGTGGAATACCGGCGGATCTCGGTCGAGGCGCTGGCCGACGAGCGACCGGCGTCCTACGACGCGGTCACCTGTATGGAGATGCTGGAACACGTCCCCGACCCGTCCTCGGTGGTCGCGGCATGCGCCGAGCTCGTTCGACCGGGCGGCACGGTGTGTTTCTCCACGATCAACCGCAACCCGAAGTCCTTTCTGTTCGCCATCGTCGGCGCCGAGTACCTGCTCCATCTGCTGCCGCGCGGTACGCACGAGTACGCGCGATTCATCCGGCCCTCCGAGCTGGAACAATGGACGCGGCGCTCGGGTCTGCAGACCCGCGACATCGTCGGCATGACCTACAATCCACTCACGCGTGTCTACAAACTCGGACGCGACGTCGACGTGAACTACATCATGCGCCTGCAGAAGGCGCCCTGA